Proteins encoded together in one Impatiens glandulifera chromosome 1, dImpGla2.1, whole genome shotgun sequence window:
- the LOC124920486 gene encoding beta-fructofuranosidase, insoluble isoenzyme 1-like, with protein MYFKGLYHLFYQYNPKGAVWGNIVWAHSVSTDLINWKPLNHAIYPSKPFDQFGCWSGSATILPGNKPVILYTGIIDGNQTQVQNYAIPANYSDPYLREWVKPDNNPIISAVIGVNRTAFRDPTTAWFNNGHWKIVVGGRRRERGMTHLYRSRDFVRWTKAQHPLHSKAGTGMWECPDFFPVSKTSPNGVETSMVGSDMKHVLKVSLDETRFEYYTIGSYDLNVDRYYPDDGFVDGRNGLRFDYGNFYASKTFFDSVKNRRILWGWSNESDTTNQDKEKGWAGIQTIPRKLWLDPSGKQLLQWPIEELEELREEKVEYNHQLLNIGDVIEITGITPAQADVEVSFSFESLNEAEEFDPKWSQWDAQELCKNMGSTKQGGLGPFGLLTLASRYLEEYTSVFFRVFKAQDKHVVLMCSDATSSSLDGSTYKPSLAGFVNVDLTKKMKLSLRTLIDHSVVESFGEGGKTCITSRVYPKLAVMDKAYLYAFNNGSTPVHIEDLNAWTLKKPMMMN; from the exons ATGTATTTCAAAGGCTTATACCATCTATTTTACCAATACAACCCCAAGGGTGCCGTTTGGGGCAATATTGTGTGGGCTCACTCTGTTTCAACGGACCTGATTAACTGGAAACCGCTAAATCACGCCATCTATCCGTCCAAACCATTTGATCAATTCGGATGTTGGTCTGGTTCGGCCACTATTCTTCCGGGTAATAAACCTGTTATTCTTTACACAGGTATAATTGATGGAAACCAAACCCAGGTCCAAAATTACGCCATACCAGCTAATTATTCTGACCCGTATCTTCGAGAATGGGTAAAACCCGACAATAACCCAATAATTTCGGCAGTTATTGGAGTTAACCGAACAGCATTCCGGGACCCGACAACTGCTTGGTTTAATAACGGGCATTGGAAAATTGTTGTGGGTGGTAGGAGGAGGGAAAGAGGGATGACTCATTTGTATAGGAGTAGGGATTTTGTAAGATGGACAAAAGCACAACATCCTTTGCATTCTAAAGCGGGAACTGGAATGTGGGAATGTCCTGATTTTTTTCCGGTTTCAAAGACGAGTCCAAATGGGGTTGAGACATCTATGGTCGGGAGTGATATGAAACATGTGTTGAAAGTGAGTCTTGATGAGACTAGGTTTGAGTATTATACTATTGGATCGTATGATTTGAATGTTGATAGGTATTACCCGGATGATGGTTTTGTGGATGGAAGAAATGGGTTGAGGTTTGATTATGGTAACTTTTATGCGTCTAAAACTTTTTTTGATTCGGTTAAGAATAGGAGGATTTTGTggggatggtctaatgaatctgATACAACAAATCAAGATAAGGAGAAGGGATGGGCCGGTATTCAG ACAATTCCGCGAAAGTTATGGCTAGACCCTAGTGGGAAGCAATTGTTACAATGGCCAATTGAAGAGCTTGAGGAATTGAGAGAGGAGAAAGTTGAATATAACCATCAACTTCTCAACATTGGAGATGTTATTGAGATTACAGGAATTACACCAGCCCAA GCTGATGTTGAAGTGAGTTTCTCATTTGAAAGCTTGAATGAAGCAGAGGAGTTTGATCCAAAGTGGTCTCAATGGGATGCCCAAGAATTGTGTAAGAATATGGGCTCAACTAAACAAGGTGGTCTTGGGCCTTTTGGTCTTTTGACACTTGCTTCAAGGTATCTTGAGGAGTATACATCTGTCTTCTTTAGGGTATTTAAGGCCCAAGACAAGCACGTGGTTCTCATGTGTTCTGATGCTACAAG CTCATCTTTAGATGGTTCTACCTATAAGCCATCACTTGCAGGCTTTGTTAATGTTGACTTGACAAAGAAGATGAAGCTCTCATTGAGGACATTG ATTGATCATTCGGTGGTGGAAAGTTTTGGAGAAGGAGGGAAGACATGCATTACATCAAGGGTGTATCCGAAGCTAGCTGTAATGGATAAAGCTTACTTGTATGCTTTCAACAATGGTTCTACACCGGTGCATATTGAGGATCTAAATGCTTGGACTCTTAAAAAGCCTATGATGATGAACTAA